The following proteins are co-located in the Komagataeibacter sp. FNDCF1 genome:
- the mtnC gene encoding acireductone synthase: protein MTQTTQPPVRAVLLDIEGTTLPVSFVHDTLFPYARKALPALLRDRADDPAVRSQLEEIARLAPGVPPLRQLECWMDSDAKIAPLKALQGMVWAQGYADGVLKATLFPDVVPTLRCWAAAGLALAVYSSGSVAAQKLIYGHTTEGDLSSVFVGFYDLQMGGKRDAESYRRIVQDAQWTPGDVLFLSDVVAELDAAAQAGLRTCQIVRPADGTQPGTTHPVAATLAEVADRFGLPRVEAA from the coding sequence GTGACCCAGACCACGCAGCCGCCAGTGCGCGCGGTGCTGCTGGATATCGAGGGAACGACCCTGCCGGTCTCCTTCGTCCATGACACCCTGTTTCCCTATGCGCGCAAGGCATTGCCCGCGCTGCTGCGCGACCGGGCGGACGATCCGGCGGTCCGGTCCCAGCTTGAGGAAATCGCCCGCCTTGCACCCGGCGTGCCCCCGCTGCGCCAGCTTGAGTGCTGGATGGATTCGGATGCCAAGATCGCCCCGCTCAAGGCATTGCAGGGCATGGTCTGGGCGCAGGGCTATGCCGATGGCGTGCTCAAGGCCACGCTCTTCCCCGATGTGGTGCCCACGCTGCGCTGCTGGGCGGCGGCGGGGCTTGCGCTTGCGGTCTATTCCTCAGGCTCGGTTGCGGCGCAGAAGCTGATCTATGGCCACACGACCGAAGGTGATCTGAGCAGCGTGTTCGTGGGGTTCTATGACCTGCAGATGGGGGGCAAGCGGGATGCGGAAAGCTATCGCCGCATCGTGCAGGACGCGCAGTGGACCCCGGGCGATGTCCTGTTCCTGTCCGATGTGGTGGCCGAACTGGATGCGGCGGCACAGGCGGGGCTGCGTACCTGCCAGATCGTGCGCCCCGCCGATGGCACGCAGCCCGGCACCACCCACCCCGTTGCGGCGACACTGGCCGAGGTCGCGGACCGCTTCGGCCTGCCGCGCGTGGAGGCTGCATGA
- a CDS encoding DUF3035 domain-containing protein, whose product MLVSSGFMLSGCTGADVSRAFGLERTLPDEYTVTTRAPLSMPPSDELGAPNSNAVQRAQDTNPRMQALETLSPNVALQGADGPGSAGQTALVGAAQEASNEPDRGEMGRADTTFVDKLMFWHGGGAGNLVNGKAENARLREDSALGRNLTKGATPTVSGPAK is encoded by the coding sequence TTGCTTGTATCCAGCGGCTTCATGCTGTCAGGCTGCACGGGCGCCGATGTTTCGCGTGCCTTCGGGCTGGAGCGGACCCTGCCGGATGAATACACGGTCACGACCCGTGCCCCGCTGTCCATGCCGCCCTCGGATGAGCTCGGTGCGCCCAACAGCAACGCAGTACAGCGCGCGCAGGACACCAATCCGCGCATGCAGGCGCTGGAAACCCTTTCCCCCAACGTTGCACTCCAGGGTGCCGATGGTCCTGGCAGTGCCGGGCAGACCGCACTGGTTGGCGCGGCGCAGGAAGCATCCAACGAACCCGATCGGGGCGAGATGGGCCGGGCGGATACCACTTTTGTCGACAAGCTGATGTTCTGGCATGGTGGTGGTGCGGGCAACCTTGTCAATGGCAAGGCCGAGAACGCCCGCCTGCGTGAGGATTCGGCGCTGGGCCGCAATCTGACCAAGGGGGCCACGCCCACGGTAAGCGGTCCCGCCAAATAA
- a CDS encoding acireductone dioxygenase encodes MSRLRVYADNNPGAPIVQLGDPARIAMELAPIGVRFERWDAPVVPPRDAPESDVLDAYRPYLDQLMGETGAGSADVLRVGPDTQGWAQARGKYLSEHTHSEDEVRFFVHGQGDFILHVNGRVYDVRCTAGDLISVPAGISHWFDGGETPDFVTLRIFTNPDGWIARYTGSDIATRFPAEA; translated from the coding sequence ATGAGCCGCCTGCGTGTCTATGCCGACAACAACCCCGGTGCGCCCATTGTGCAGCTCGGTGACCCCGCACGCATCGCCATGGAGCTTGCCCCCATCGGCGTGCGCTTCGAACGGTGGGACGCCCCCGTCGTGCCCCCGCGCGATGCGCCGGAAAGCGATGTGCTTGACGCCTACCGCCCCTATCTGGACCAGCTGATGGGCGAGACAGGTGCCGGTTCGGCGGATGTGCTGCGCGTGGGGCCGGATACGCAGGGCTGGGCGCAGGCGCGCGGCAAGTACCTGTCCGAACATACCCATAGCGAGGATGAGGTCCGCTTCTTCGTGCACGGGCAGGGGGATTTCATCCTGCATGTGAACGGCCGCGTGTATGACGTACGCTGCACGGCGGGCGACCTGATCTCGGTCCCCGCGGGCATATCGCACTGGTTCGACGGTGGCGAGACGCCGGATTTCGTGACGCTGCGCATCTTTACCAATCCTGATGGCTGGATTGCCCGCTATACCGGAAGTGACATCGCAACCCGCTTTCCCGCCGAAGCCTGA
- the mutL gene encoding DNA mismatch repair endonuclease MutL has product MNMHSGNDLPVIRRLSDQVVNRIAAGEVIERPAAALKELVENAIDSGARRVGIRLDRGGIDRIEVCDDGCGMSPDDLLLAVERHCTSKLRDETLVRISTLGFRGEALPSIGAAARLTVMSRQAGAESAWSIRVEGGMVSAPEPCAGAPGTRVLVEDMFFATPARRKFLKSPRVESGHAENVVRRLALSAPHIAFRLEFDDRLILDLPVQDRAARVAAILEAGQADGLLEVEGQRGDLKLSGYICAPSVHRATANGQMLLVNGRPVVDPVLRTAVRVAYRNVMEHGRHAVVALSLEIPPEQVDVNVHPAKTELRYADSAAVRALVIVALGRALGTGAGVAGVRPGLLQSRGASPARIWYPPERAADAADLSTRLAEPLVPARPDAGLPPGFAESSLPLAGLPAARQTAPDTARDPDAAMAAMAHPLGAAVAQVLGTYIVSQTADGALVLVDQHAAHERLTHEILRQQYMGGEIRAQRLLLPEVVDLPARQVDVLLCFGAALARLGIEIEPFGGTAVLVRTMPALLGKENPGGMLRDLAEELEADDLTSPAQADALDARMDAVIARMACHGSVRAGRRLTHEEMNALLRDMERTPRAGTCSHGRPTWLRLEKADIERMFGRR; this is encoded by the coding sequence ATGAACATGCATTCTGGTAACGACCTGCCGGTCATCCGTCGCCTGTCCGATCAGGTGGTCAACCGCATTGCCGCGGGTGAGGTGATCGAACGCCCGGCGGCGGCACTCAAGGAACTGGTGGAGAACGCCATCGATTCCGGCGCGCGACGGGTCGGAATCCGGCTGGACCGTGGCGGGATCGATCGGATCGAGGTGTGCGATGATGGCTGCGGCATGTCGCCCGATGACCTGCTGCTGGCGGTGGAGCGGCACTGCACCTCCAAGCTGCGTGACGAGACACTGGTACGTATTTCCACCCTTGGCTTCCGGGGTGAGGCGCTGCCTTCCATCGGTGCTGCGGCACGGCTGACGGTCATGTCGCGGCAGGCCGGGGCGGAATCCGCATGGTCCATCCGGGTGGAAGGCGGCATGGTCAGTGCGCCGGAACCCTGTGCGGGCGCGCCCGGTACCCGTGTGCTGGTGGAGGACATGTTCTTCGCCACCCCCGCGCGCCGCAAATTCCTCAAAAGCCCCCGTGTCGAGTCAGGCCATGCGGAAAACGTGGTGCGCAGGCTGGCCCTGTCCGCCCCGCATATCGCCTTCCGGCTGGAATTCGATGACCGCCTGATCCTTGACCTGCCGGTACAGGACAGGGCGGCGCGTGTCGCAGCCATTCTGGAGGCAGGTCAGGCGGACGGCCTGCTGGAAGTCGAAGGCCAGCGCGGGGACCTGAAGCTGAGCGGCTATATCTGCGCGCCATCCGTCCACCGCGCCACGGCCAATGGGCAGATGCTGCTGGTCAATGGTCGGCCGGTGGTGGACCCGGTGCTGCGCACGGCGGTCCGGGTGGCCTATCGCAACGTGATGGAGCACGGGCGGCACGCGGTGGTGGCGCTCTCGCTTGAAATCCCGCCCGAACAGGTGGACGTGAACGTGCACCCGGCCAAGACGGAACTGCGCTATGCCGATTCTGCAGCCGTGCGGGCGCTGGTCATTGTCGCGCTGGGGCGTGCGCTGGGTACAGGCGCGGGCGTGGCGGGCGTGCGGCCCGGCCTGCTCCAGTCACGCGGGGCTTCGCCTGCGCGCATCTGGTATCCGCCCGAACGCGCTGCGGATGCGGCCGACCTGTCCACACGGCTGGCCGAGCCGCTTGTTCCGGCCCGCCCCGATGCGGGTCTGCCGCCCGGCTTTGCCGAGTCGTCGCTACCGCTTGCCGGCCTGCCCGCAGCACGCCAGACAGCGCCGGACACCGCCCGTGACCCGGATGCAGCCATGGCTGCCATGGCGCACCCGCTGGGGGCCGCGGTGGCGCAGGTGCTGGGCACCTATATCGTATCCCAGACGGCGGATGGCGCGCTGGTTCTGGTGGACCAGCATGCCGCGCATGAGCGCCTGACACACGAGATCCTGCGCCAGCAGTATATGGGCGGCGAGATCCGCGCCCAGCGCCTGCTCCTGCCTGAAGTGGTGGACCTGCCTGCACGGCAGGTGGATGTGCTGCTGTGCTTTGGTGCCGCACTGGCCCGCCTAGGGATCGAGATCGAACCCTTTGGCGGGACGGCCGTTCTGGTCCGTACCATGCCCGCCCTGCTGGGCAAGGAAAATCCGGGTGGCATGCTGCGCGACCTGGCCGAGGAACTGGAAGCCGATGACCTGACCAGCCCCGCGCAGGCCGATGCGCTGGATGCGCGCATGGATGCGGTCATCGCGCGCATGGCCTGCCATGGCAGCGTGCGGGCCGGGCGCAGGCTGACACACGAGGAAATGAACGCCCTGCTGCGGGACATGGAGCGCACCCCCCGCGCGGGCACCTGCTCGCATGGCCGCCCCACCTGGCTCAGGCTGGAAAAGGCCGATATTGAGCGGATGTTCGGTCGCCGCTGA
- a CDS encoding twin-arginine translocase TatA/TatE family subunit — MGSLSWGHWLIVLAVVLVLFGGGGKISSLMGDMARGIKSFKKNMADDTPEEPAASGHIQGPAKDKDATFAEAPQRSASNVK; from the coding sequence ATGGGTAGCTTGAGCTGGGGACATTGGCTGATCGTGCTGGCGGTGGTGCTGGTGCTGTTCGGCGGCGGCGGCAAGATCAGTTCGCTCATGGGCGACATGGCGCGCGGGATCAAGTCGTTCAAGAAGAACATGGCCGATGACACACCGGAAGAACCGGCAGCCAGCGGCCACATCCAGGGACCGGCCAAGGACAAGGACGCCACTTTTGCCGAAGCCCCGCAGCGTTCGGCCAGTAACGTGAAATGA
- a CDS encoding methylthioribulose 1-phosphate dehydratase — translation MDGATFPAGAYCDAVARIIAVGQRMDRFGWVPATAGNISIRLPDGTIAITRSGGHKGLLDRQGVIRVDAAGAPFTPSDRPSAETLLHCQVYAHDPAAGAVLHGHSVASTVLSMLGGDELVLEGYEVQKVFAGQDTHAARVRVPVFDNDQDIARLSHVVAPYLDQMRAGYIIRGHGVYVWGADMDMALARLEGLEFLLACELERRKIR, via the coding sequence ATGGACGGGGCGACGTTTCCCGCTGGCGCGTATTGCGATGCGGTGGCCCGCATCATTGCCGTGGGGCAGCGGATGGACCGCTTCGGCTGGGTACCCGCCACGGCGGGCAATATCAGCATCCGCCTGCCTGATGGCACCATCGCCATCACGCGTTCGGGCGGCCACAAGGGACTGCTGGACCGGCAGGGCGTGATCCGGGTCGATGCCGCGGGCGCGCCGTTCACGCCATCCGACCGCCCCAGCGCCGAGACGCTGCTGCACTGTCAGGTCTATGCCCACGACCCGGCGGCGGGCGCGGTGCTGCATGGCCACTCGGTCGCCTCCACCGTGCTGTCCATGCTTGGCGGTGACGAACTGGTGCTGGAAGGCTACGAGGTGCAGAAGGTCTTTGCCGGACAGGACACCCATGCCGCCCGCGTGCGTGTGCCGGTATTCGACAATGACCAGGATATCGCCCGTCTCTCCCATGTCGTGGCGCCGTATCTGGACCAGATGCGCGCGGGCTACATCATCCGCGGGCATGGGGTCTATGTGTGGGGTGCGGACATGGACATGGCGCTGGCCCGGCTGGAGGGGCTTGAATTCCTGCTGGCCTGCGAACTGGAAAGAAGGAAGATCCGATGA
- a CDS encoding NuoM family protein: MDDVRPNVHPILLPLVTYLPLAGVVAILLTRGTPHTVETTARWVALWTSGIVFALAVIMWVEFDPSRPGIQFEQQVGWASGAGISYHAGVDGISLMFVLLSAFLTPLSIIGGWRQITGRVRDYMIAMLLLETTLIGLFSALDMVLFYVFYEATLLPASLMVGVWGGPKRVWASLQFFLFTFGGSLFMLLALLAMWNVTGTTDIIALQHHGFGHGMQCWLLAGFILAFGVKLPLFPLHAWLPDAYTEAPTTASVMLSGVLSKAGAYGLLRFGVLMFPDAARLFAPVVLTLGVIAVIYAAIIALAQTDMKRVIAYSSFSHMGVIAIGLFTLTPAGIDGAIFQMLSHGIVIAALFFCVSAVSWRAETREISAFSGVAHKMPVLATLAMLFVMANIGLPGTGAFVGEFLVMVGALHVSFWLAFLGGSSMILGAVYMLVLYRRVLFGADRGGVVALLRDLTGQELAVLVPLAVVTIWMGVHPGSFLRVFDPAVTGLLHPVTSVATLDPQPVVHVADAG, encoded by the coding sequence ATGGATGATGTGAGACCGAATGTGCATCCGATCCTGCTCCCGCTAGTTACCTACCTGCCCCTTGCCGGGGTTGTGGCCATATTGCTGACCCGCGGCACGCCCCACACGGTCGAGACCACGGCGCGCTGGGTGGCGCTGTGGACCAGTGGCATCGTGTTCGCGCTGGCCGTGATCATGTGGGTGGAATTCGACCCGTCACGCCCGGGCATCCAGTTCGAGCAGCAGGTGGGGTGGGCCAGTGGCGCCGGCATCTCCTACCATGCCGGGGTGGATGGCATCAGCCTGATGTTCGTGCTGCTTTCCGCCTTCCTTACCCCGCTTTCCATCATTGGTGGGTGGCGGCAGATTACCGGGCGGGTGCGCGATTACATGATCGCCATGCTTTTGCTGGAAACCACGCTGATCGGCTTGTTCTCGGCCCTCGACATGGTGCTGTTCTATGTTTTCTATGAAGCGACACTGCTGCCCGCCAGCCTGATGGTGGGCGTATGGGGCGGGCCGAAGCGGGTCTGGGCCTCGCTGCAGTTCTTCCTGTTCACCTTTGGCGGCTCACTGTTCATGCTGCTCGCCCTGCTGGCGATGTGGAACGTGACCGGCACGACCGATATCATTGCCCTGCAGCATCACGGTTTTGGCCATGGCATGCAGTGCTGGCTGCTGGCGGGTTTCATCCTGGCCTTCGGCGTCAAGCTGCCGCTGTTCCCGCTGCATGCATGGCTGCCCGATGCCTATACCGAAGCGCCCACAACGGCTTCCGTCATGCTCTCGGGCGTGCTGTCCAAGGCCGGGGCCTACGGGCTGCTGCGCTTTGGCGTGCTCATGTTTCCCGACGCTGCCCGCCTGTTCGCCCCGGTGGTGCTGACGCTGGGCGTGATCGCGGTGATCTATGCCGCCATCATTGCCCTGGCCCAGACGGACATGAAGCGGGTGATCGCCTATTCTTCGTTCTCGCATATGGGGGTGATCGCCATTGGCCTGTTCACGCTGACACCGGCGGGGATCGATGGCGCGATTTTCCAGATGCTGTCGCATGGCATCGTGATCGCGGCGCTGTTCTTCTGTGTCTCCGCCGTGTCGTGGCGGGCGGAAACGCGTGAGATCAGTGCATTCTCCGGTGTGGCGCACAAGATGCCGGTACTGGCCACGCTGGCCATGCTGTTTGTCATGGCCAATATCGGCCTGCCGGGCACGGGTGCCTTCGTGGGTGAGTTCCTGGTCATGGTCGGCGCGCTGCATGTCTCGTTCTGGCTGGCTTTCCTGGGGGGGAGCAGCATGATCCTGGGGGCGGTTTACATGCTGGTACTCTATCGCCGGGTACTGTTCGGGGCCGACCGGGGGGGCGTGGTCGCCCTGCTGCGTGACCTGACGGGGCAGGAACTTGCCGTGCTGGTACCGCTGGCCGTCGTGACGATCTGGATGGGGGTGCACCCTGGCTCATTCCTGCGGGTGTTTGACCCGGCCGTGACCGGCCTGCTGCATCCGGTCACATCGGTTGCTACGCTGGATCCGCAGCCGGTCGTGCATGTGGCCGATGCGGGCTGA
- the lspA gene encoding signal peptidase II, whose amino-acid sequence MNNRVAGMACLLGALVADQASKYWILDIYDLPARESVPLLPVLNLTMVWNHAITFGMLGGAGAAGRVIFSIAALLIVAGLGIWLARTPRRWVAVALGLIMGGAIGNVIDRLRFGAVVDFIHAHAYGHSWPVFNIADALIDCGVAILIIDNMRNRDAN is encoded by the coding sequence ATGAACAACCGCGTTGCGGGCATGGCCTGCCTGCTGGGCGCGCTGGTGGCCGATCAGGCCAGCAAGTACTGGATACTCGATATCTATGACCTGCCGGCGCGCGAGAGCGTACCCCTGCTGCCCGTGCTCAACCTGACCATGGTGTGGAACCATGCCATCACGTTCGGCATGCTGGGTGGCGCGGGTGCGGCCGGGCGTGTGATCTTTTCCATCGCGGCCCTGCTTATCGTGGCAGGACTTGGCATCTGGCTTGCACGCACGCCACGGCGCTGGGTCGCGGTGGCGCTGGGGCTGATCATGGGCGGTGCGATCGGCAATGTGATCGACCGGCTGCGCTTCGGCGCGGTGGTCGATTTCATCCATGCGCATGCCTATGGCCATTCGTGGCCGGTGTTCAACATAGCCGATGCGCTGATAGATTGCGGCGTGGCAATCCTGATTATCGACAACATGCGTAATCGCGATGCAAACTAG
- a CDS encoding bifunctional riboflavin kinase/FAD synthetase: MKARLHTDWRAIPDSARGTVAALGNFDGVHLGHAHLVHALHAARPGCELAVVTFEPHPRELFRPQDPPFRLTLEQERFAALAALGVKHVFQIGFDREFSTMSAEDFVTRVLHESLGLRHVACGLDFAFGHRRRGNVDFLAERSGELGIGLTVVPPLSDGLGPYSSSRIRRLLQDGYPERAAEELGRPWSIRGVVQHGDKRGRLLGFPTANVPLGRHLEPARGVYAVSVRLADGTVHPGVANIGRRPTINDGQESRLEVHLLGFSGDLYGQHLSVALHTLLRAERRFDGLDALKAQIARDSEQAATYLSTRQPGAEPSRT; this comes from the coding sequence ATGAAAGCGCGGCTGCATACCGACTGGCGCGCCATACCCGATAGCGCCCGGGGCACGGTTGCGGCGCTGGGCAATTTTGATGGCGTGCATCTGGGGCATGCCCATCTGGTCCATGCGCTGCATGCCGCCCGCCCCGGCTGCGAACTGGCGGTCGTGACGTTCGAGCCGCATCCGCGTGAACTCTTTCGCCCGCAGGACCCGCCCTTTCGCCTGACACTTGAGCAGGAACGCTTCGCCGCCCTGGCCGCCCTGGGCGTGAAGCACGTGTTCCAGATCGGTTTCGACCGCGAATTCAGCACCATGAGCGCCGAGGACTTCGTCACCCGCGTGCTGCATGAAAGCCTTGGCCTGCGGCATGTGGCCTGCGGGCTCGATTTCGCGTTTGGTCACCGCAGGCGCGGCAACGTGGACTTCCTGGCCGAGCGCAGCGGGGAACTGGGTATCGGCCTGACCGTGGTGCCGCCGCTTTCCGACGGGCTGGGGCCATATTCCTCCAGCCGTATCCGCCGCCTGCTGCAGGATGGCTACCCCGAGCGCGCGGCCGAGGAACTGGGCCGCCCATGGTCGATTCGCGGCGTGGTCCAGCATGGGGACAAGCGTGGCCGCCTGCTGGGCTTTCCCACCGCCAACGTCCCCCTTGGCCGCCATCTTGAGCCCGCGCGCGGCGTCTATGCCGTCAGCGTGCGGCTGGCCGATGGCACGGTGCATCCCGGCGTCGCCAATATCGGGCGCAGGCCCACCATAAATGACGGGCAGGAGAGCCGGCTGGAAGTACACCTGCTGGGCTTTTCGGGCGACCTGTATGGCCAGCACCTGTCGGTGGCGCTGCATACGCTGCTGCGCGCCGAACGCCGCTTTGACGGTCTGGACGCGCTCAAGGCCCAGATCGCGCGTGACTCCGAACAGGCCGCCACCTACCTGTCCACCCGCCAGCCGGGGGCCGAACCCTCCAGAACTTGA
- the ileS gene encoding isoleucine--tRNA ligase has translation MSESKPQDLYRETVFLPTTSFPMRGNLPKREPEILAGWDGEKLDTRLLEQARGRDVFMLHDGPPYANGHLHIGHALNKILKDVINRAHRMAGYGIHYVPGWDCHGLPIEWKIEEAYRKRGQDKDSVPVLQFRAECRAYAQKWLDTQAAEFRRLGVQAEWANRYATMDFSSEAAIADEIGKFLLNGLLYRGLRPVMWSPVEKTALAEAEIEYREHESTAIHVAFPFVTDPTPAHALEDVAAVIWTTTPWTIPANRAIAYGPDITYAVVRVDGVGDSATLEPEARVLVAEDLIAPFCEAADITAHHVLYTLPGSALEGAVCAHPLRGQGYDFDVPLLPGAHVTTEAGTGLVHTAPAHGEDDFNLGRANGLEITELVLDDGRYADWVPLFGGGHVFKAAEPVCQALLEAMQRADAAGTAPCGLVARATLVHSYPHSWRSRAPIIYRATPQWFIRMDGEGQLRRRALDALDDVTFVPAQARNRLTSMVAGRPDWCISRQRAWGVPIAVFVEKRTGEVLRDAGVMTRVVEAFRTEGADAWYSSPAARFLGEGRNPDDYEQVFDIVDVWFESGSTHAFVLGHGDMKFPADLYLEGSDQHRGWFQSSLLESVGTRGVAPYRALVTNGFVLDEQGRKMSKSLGNVIAPQDVNDTLGADILRLWVMNSDTNEDLRIGKEILKQQGELYRRLRNTLRWLLGALDGFTEAERVPYAELPELERWVLHRLGELGGLVARAVETHEWVGVYPALHGFCAADLSAFYFDVRKDTIYCDGPASLKRRAARTVLDHLHRCLCTWLAPVLVFTAEEAWLARPGNTESVHLQPFPELPVEWNDPELGERWAMLRAVRRVITTEIETARRDGLVKSSLQAALELPLSEAEAARFAGVDWAELTIVSQAEVNVIAGAGSIYLGEDEAQDGTPHGIPSVSVAAGHKCARCWKVLEEVGGNAAHPELCLRCVDVVQGRA, from the coding sequence ATGTCCGAGTCAAAACCACAGGATCTCTATCGGGAAACGGTCTTCCTGCCGACCACTTCCTTTCCCATGCGTGGCAACCTGCCCAAGCGGGAGCCGGAGATTCTGGCGGGATGGGATGGCGAGAAGCTTGATACCCGATTGCTCGAGCAGGCACGGGGGCGTGACGTGTTCATGCTGCATGACGGGCCGCCCTACGCCAACGGCCACCTGCATATCGGCCACGCGCTGAACAAGATCCTGAAGGACGTGATCAACCGTGCCCACCGCATGGCGGGGTACGGCATCCATTACGTGCCCGGCTGGGACTGCCACGGCCTGCCCATCGAATGGAAGATCGAGGAAGCATACCGCAAGCGCGGGCAGGACAAGGACAGCGTGCCGGTCCTGCAGTTCCGTGCGGAATGCCGCGCCTATGCCCAGAAGTGGCTGGACACGCAGGCGGCCGAATTCCGCAGGCTGGGCGTGCAGGCGGAATGGGCGAACCGGTACGCCACGATGGATTTCTCATCCGAGGCGGCGATTGCGGACGAGATCGGCAAATTCCTGCTCAATGGTCTGCTGTATCGTGGCCTGCGCCCTGTCATGTGGAGCCCGGTTGAAAAGACCGCGCTGGCCGAGGCCGAGATCGAATACCGCGAGCATGAATCCACCGCCATTCACGTCGCCTTCCCCTTCGTGACCGATCCCACCCCCGCCCATGCGCTGGAAGATGTGGCGGCCGTGATCTGGACCACCACGCCGTGGACCATTCCCGCCAACCGCGCCATCGCCTACGGGCCGGACATCACCTATGCCGTGGTGCGCGTTGATGGCGTGGGTGACAGCGCGACACTGGAGCCCGAGGCCCGCGTGCTGGTGGCCGAGGACCTGATCGCGCCGTTCTGCGAGGCGGCGGACATCACCGCCCATCATGTGCTCTACACCCTGCCCGGCAGTGCGCTGGAAGGCGCCGTCTGCGCCCATCCGCTGCGCGGGCAGGGCTACGATTTCGACGTGCCGCTGCTCCCTGGCGCGCATGTCACGACCGAGGCGGGCACCGGCCTCGTGCACACCGCTCCCGCCCATGGCGAGGACGACTTCAACCTTGGCCGCGCCAATGGTCTGGAGATCACTGAACTGGTGCTTGATGACGGGCGGTATGCCGACTGGGTGCCGCTGTTTGGCGGCGGGCATGTGTTCAAGGCGGCCGAGCCGGTCTGCCAGGCGCTGCTGGAAGCCATGCAGCGCGCCGATGCTGCGGGCACGGCGCCCTGCGGCCTTGTGGCGCGGGCCACGCTGGTCCATTCCTACCCGCATTCATGGCGCTCACGCGCACCGATCATCTATCGCGCAACGCCCCAGTGGTTCATCCGCATGGATGGCGAAGGCCAGTTGCGCAGGCGTGCGCTGGATGCGCTTGATGACGTGACCTTCGTGCCGGCACAGGCGCGCAACCGCCTGACCTCCATGGTGGCGGGGCGTCCCGACTGGTGCATCAGCCGCCAGCGTGCCTGGGGCGTGCCGATTGCCGTGTTCGTGGAAAAGCGCACGGGCGAGGTGCTGCGTGACGCCGGTGTCATGACGCGCGTTGTCGAGGCCTTCCGCACGGAAGGTGCTGATGCGTGGTACAGTTCACCGGCCGCGCGCTTCCTGGGTGAAGGCCGCAACCCCGATGATTATGAACAGGTGTTCGATATCGTCGATGTATGGTTCGAAAGTGGCTCGACCCACGCCTTCGTGCTGGGTCATGGCGACATGAAATTTCCCGCCGACCTGTATCTGGAAGGCTCCGACCAGCATCGCGGCTGGTTCCAGTCCTCGCTGCTGGAGAGTGTCGGCACGCGCGGCGTCGCCCCTTACCGGGCGCTGGTCACCAACGGCTTCGTGCTGGACGAGCAGGGCCGCAAGATGTCCAAGTCGCTGGGCAACGTCATTGCGCCCCAGGATGTGAATGACACGCTGGGTGCGGACATCCTGCGCCTGTGGGTCATGAACTCGGACACCAACGAGGACCTGCGGATCGGCAAGGAAATCCTCAAGCAGCAGGGCGAACTCTACCGCCGCCTGCGTAATACGCTGCGCTGGCTGCTGGGCGCGCTGGACGGCTTTACCGAAGCCGAGCGCGTGCCTTACGCCGAACTGCCCGAGCTGGAGCGCTGGGTGCTGCACCGTCTGGGTGAACTGGGCGGCCTTGTGGCCCGCGCGGTGGAAACCCATGAATGGGTTGGCGTCTATCCCGCGCTGCACGGTTTCTGCGCGGCTGACCTGTCTGCCTTCTACTTCGATGTGCGCAAGGACACCATCTACTGTGATGGCCCCGCCAGCCTGAAGCGCCGGGCGGCGCGTACGGTGCTGGACCACCTGCATCGCTGCCTGTGCACATGGCTTGCCCCGGTCCTGGTCTTCACGGCCGAGGAAGCGTGGCTGGCCCGCCCCGGCAATACCGAAAGCGTGCACCTGCAGCCCTTCCCCGAACTGCCGGTGGAGTGGAACGACCCCGAACTGGGCGAACGCTGGGCCATGCTGCGTGCCGTGCGGCGTGTGATCACCACCGAGATCGAGACCGCAAGGCGTGACGGGCTGGTCAAGTCCTCGCTGCAGGCGGCGCTCGAACTGCCGCTGTCGGAAGCGGAAGCGGCCCGCTTTGCCGGTGTTGACTGGGCGGAACTGACCATCGTCTCGCAGGCGGAGGTCAATGTCATTGCCGGTGCGGGATCGATCTACCTGGGCGAGGATGAGGCACAGGACGGCACGCCCCACGGCATTCCGTCGGTCAGTGTCGCCGCGGGGCACAAATGCGCGCGATGCTGGAAAGTGCTGGAGGAAGTGGGCGGGAATGCCGCCCACCCCGAACTGTGCCTGCGCTGTGTCGATGTGGTGCAGGGCAGGGCATAG